A DNA window from Paenibacillus sp. HWE-109 contains the following coding sequences:
- a CDS encoding UDP-glucose dehydrogenase family protein, with protein sequence MGEAARITVIGTGYVGLVSGACLAEMGHQVICADQAEWKVARLQQGEIPIYEPGLKELVASNVSANRLSFTSHIGRAVRSSDIIIIAVGTPTQDNGDVDMSQVNNVLTCIAANAVTSKTIVMKSTVPVGSGSLAEQHLRLLAASHIHLPVVSNPEFLREGSAIWDTFHPDRIVIGAKDPEAGIRIARLHASLRAEVLHTDRESAELIKYASNAFLATKISFINEMANVCEKVGANISLVAKGMGLDRRIGPHFLQAGVGYGGSCFPKDTKAQLKLAQNVDYDFQILRAVIDVNRLQRERFVTKIEREVGCLSGKRIAVLGLAFKPNTDDLRDAPALDIIAALQQQGALIQAYDPAAAELITERMPDLPVFTDPYEALDEADAIVITTEWEAIRSLNWRLVRSLVKVPLIVDGRNMFEPLEMSQLGFTYVSVGRETAVLAELVV encoded by the coding sequence ATGGGAGAGGCAGCGCGGATTACGGTGATTGGAACGGGTTATGTAGGTTTGGTATCAGGAGCTTGTTTGGCGGAAATGGGACATCAAGTGATTTGCGCCGATCAAGCGGAATGGAAAGTTGCTCGTTTGCAGCAAGGTGAAATACCGATCTATGAGCCTGGACTCAAGGAACTGGTCGCATCCAATGTTTCTGCCAATCGACTATCGTTTACCTCGCATATCGGTAGGGCTGTCCGCAGCTCTGATATTATTATCATTGCTGTTGGAACCCCCACACAGGACAATGGCGACGTGGATATGTCCCAAGTGAACAACGTGCTTACCTGTATTGCCGCCAATGCTGTAACCTCCAAGACCATTGTCATGAAAAGCACCGTCCCTGTGGGGTCCGGCAGCCTGGCTGAACAACATCTCCGATTGCTGGCAGCCTCCCACATTCACTTGCCCGTTGTTTCCAACCCTGAATTTCTGCGAGAAGGTTCGGCGATTTGGGATACCTTTCATCCGGATCGTATAGTGATAGGGGCCAAGGATCCAGAAGCGGGAATTCGCATTGCGCGACTGCATGCTTCTTTGCGTGCTGAAGTACTCCATACTGACCGCGAAAGTGCTGAACTTATTAAATATGCGTCCAATGCCTTCCTGGCGACGAAGATTTCATTCATTAATGAAATGGCCAATGTCTGTGAAAAAGTGGGCGCCAACATTAGTCTTGTTGCCAAAGGCATGGGATTAGACCGCCGAATCGGTCCGCATTTCTTGCAGGCGGGTGTTGGGTACGGAGGTTCCTGCTTCCCCAAAGACACGAAGGCGCAGCTCAAGCTTGCGCAGAATGTGGATTATGACTTCCAAATCCTGCGCGCTGTTATTGATGTGAATCGCTTGCAGCGGGAACGTTTTGTAACCAAAATCGAGCGGGAAGTCGGTTGTTTAAGCGGCAAACGCATTGCCGTTCTGGGCCTTGCCTTTAAGCCGAATACAGACGATTTGCGGGATGCGCCGGCGCTCGATATTATCGCCGCCTTGCAGCAGCAGGGTGCTCTCATTCAGGCCTATGACCCTGCGGCAGCGGAACTAATCACGGAGAGGATGCCGGATTTGCCCGTCTTCACCGATCCTTATGAGGCGCTTGACGAGGCAGATGCGATCGTGATAACGACGGAATGGGAGGCCATTCGCAGCTTGAATTGGCGACTCGTTCGCAGCTTGGTGAAGGTGCCGCTCATTGTGGATGGACGCAACATGTTCGAACCACTGGAGATGAGTCAACTTGGCTTTACCTATGTGTCCGTCGGCCGCGAGACGGCTGTGTTGGCGGAGCTGGTTGTTTAA
- a CDS encoding selenium metabolism-associated LysR family transcriptional regulator encodes MALNFHQLHIFYTVAEKGSFSHAAGALHMTQPAVTMQVQSLEDYFGVKLFHRSTKKIELSEAGRALIPFAKNSIELIRETDVAMSKFTKMIEGRLQLGASLTMGEYILPRLLGPFSKDYPNISVSMKVMNTTQILDEVLGHQLNFGLVEAPIHHPDVHTEAILSDELKLIVPADHPLADMEVVTLEELLKYPFVLREQGSGTRRVMEEEFARCQMDCSSMKIVMELGSTGAIKSAVEAGLGISILSQSSVKHEVTLGLFKVKSIENITFERSFYAIYLNSTLLPISAVSFMTFLRQEDLSRFL; translated from the coding sequence ATGGCACTTAATTTTCATCAATTACATATTTTTTATACGGTGGCGGAGAAAGGCAGTTTCTCGCATGCCGCCGGAGCTTTACATATGACACAGCCTGCTGTGACCATGCAGGTGCAATCGCTAGAGGACTATTTTGGCGTGAAGCTTTTCCACCGCAGCACGAAGAAAATTGAGCTGTCCGAAGCGGGACGAGCTCTGATTCCTTTTGCCAAGAACAGTATCGAGCTTATTCGTGAAACCGATGTTGCGATGTCCAAATTTACGAAGATGATTGAAGGGCGGTTGCAGCTTGGCGCCAGCTTAACCATGGGGGAATATATCCTGCCGAGGCTGCTGGGACCATTCAGCAAAGATTATCCGAACATCTCGGTTTCGATGAAAGTGATGAACACGACGCAGATTTTGGATGAGGTGCTCGGTCATCAACTTAATTTCGGACTTGTTGAAGCGCCGATTCATCATCCGGATGTCCATACGGAGGCTATTCTCAGCGATGAGCTCAAGCTGATTGTGCCAGCGGATCATCCGTTAGCCGACATGGAAGTCGTTACGCTGGAAGAGTTGTTGAAATATCCGTTCGTGCTGCGTGAGCAGGGATCTGGGACGAGAAGGGTGATGGAAGAGGAGTTCGCACGCTGTCAGATGGACTGCTCCTCGATGAAGATCGTTATGGAACTTGGCAGCACCGGAGCTATCAAATCAGCGGTGGAAGCCGGCCTAGGCATTTCGATTCTCTCGCAATCATCGGTGAAGCATGAAGTGACTTTGGGCCTTTTTAAAGTGAAATCGATTGAAAATATTACTTTTGAGCGCAGTTTCTATGCGATTTATTTGAACTCTACCCTGCTGCCGATATCGGCAGTCAGCTTCATGACCTTCCTGCGTCAAGAAGATTTAAGCCGTTTTCTTTAA
- a CDS encoding Rqc2 family fibronectin-binding protein: MALDGLVLHAIVHELQACVGGRINKIHQPSENDILMHIRAQGQNLKLLLSANPTYPRVQLTEQSQINPMDAPMFCMLLRKHCENGIIETVEQIGMERVIRFQIRHRDELGDMSVKHILVEIMGRHSNIILLDPATGAILDGIHHVTPAISSYRIVMPGSTYVTPPAQDKQNPLDTDAAAFREAMEQELAEDAAPDQKKPEQRLVAAFSGLSPLIAKEIVFRSKQSAGNQEETDTASLWQAFEKIMTAVRNHHYEPVIVEQENSGKLFFAMTPLTHIAGLSTTYPTPSACLEHFYGDKAERDTVKQRVADLLRFLHNESNKNVKKLEKLQETVEDSKDADKYRILGELLTASLHMIKRGDKEVETVNYYDEDQALIKITLDPLLQPSENAQRYFKKYTKMKNSTAIVEEQIEHTHQEIAYLGSLLQQLSVASLSDIEEIRDELMEQGYVRDRNKKQRKKKKKDKPALASYLSSEGIPIYVGKNNTQNEYLTNRLASSMDTWLHTKDIPGSHVVIRGDSFSEATLTEAAQLAAYFSQAKHSSQVPVDYTVIKHVHKPNGSKPGFVIYVNQKTLFVTPDENQIKQMKVTIK, translated from the coding sequence ATGGCTTTAGACGGACTAGTCCTTCATGCAATCGTTCACGAACTGCAGGCGTGCGTAGGAGGCCGCATTAATAAAATTCATCAACCCAGCGAGAATGATATCCTCATGCACATTCGCGCCCAAGGGCAGAATCTCAAGCTGCTGCTATCAGCCAACCCCACCTACCCAAGGGTACAGCTTACGGAACAATCACAGATCAATCCTATGGATGCTCCCATGTTCTGTATGCTCCTTCGCAAACACTGTGAGAACGGTATAATTGAAACGGTGGAACAAATTGGCATGGAGCGGGTTATTCGCTTCCAAATCCGCCATCGCGATGAATTAGGCGATATGAGCGTCAAACATATCCTTGTGGAAATCATGGGACGACACAGCAATATTATTCTTTTGGATCCAGCAACCGGAGCGATCCTGGACGGTATTCACCATGTAACCCCGGCAATCAGTTCTTATCGGATTGTCATGCCCGGAAGCACCTATGTCACACCCCCGGCGCAGGATAAACAAAATCCGCTCGACACCGATGCTGCCGCGTTCCGCGAAGCGATGGAGCAGGAACTGGCCGAGGATGCTGCGCCAGATCAAAAGAAGCCTGAACAGCGGCTTGTCGCAGCCTTCAGCGGGTTGAGCCCTTTAATTGCCAAGGAGATCGTCTTCCGCAGCAAACAAAGCGCGGGCAATCAGGAAGAAACAGATACGGCCTCCCTATGGCAGGCGTTCGAAAAAATCATGACGGCTGTACGCAATCATCACTATGAGCCTGTGATCGTAGAGCAAGAAAACTCAGGCAAATTATTTTTTGCGATGACGCCGCTTACCCATATTGCAGGTCTTTCTACAACCTATCCAACGCCTAGTGCGTGTTTAGAGCATTTTTATGGCGATAAAGCGGAGCGGGATACCGTCAAACAGCGTGTCGCGGATCTGCTGCGTTTTTTACACAATGAATCCAATAAAAATGTAAAGAAACTGGAAAAACTTCAGGAAACCGTGGAAGATTCCAAAGATGCCGATAAATATCGGATTCTTGGTGAATTGCTTACTGCATCGCTGCACATGATCAAACGAGGAGATAAAGAGGTTGAAACGGTCAACTATTACGATGAAGATCAAGCCTTGATCAAAATAACGCTGGACCCGCTCCTCCAGCCATCCGAGAACGCTCAACGTTATTTTAAAAAATATACCAAAATGAAAAACAGCACAGCGATTGTCGAGGAACAAATTGAACATACCCACCAGGAGATCGCCTACCTCGGCTCTCTGTTGCAGCAGCTAAGCGTTGCCTCCCTAAGCGATATCGAAGAAATCCGCGATGAACTTATGGAGCAAGGTTACGTAAGAGACCGCAACAAAAAGCAGCGTAAAAAGAAGAAAAAAGATAAACCTGCATTGGCCAGCTATTTATCCAGTGAGGGCATTCCGATATATGTAGGTAAAAATAATACCCAGAATGAGTATTTAACGAATCGATTGGCTTCTTCCATGGATACCTGGCTGCATACCAAAGATATTCCCGGCTCTCACGTTGTCATACGAGGTGACAGTTTCTCCGAAGCCACACTGACAGAAGCCGCGCAATTGGCCGCATATTTCAGTCAAGCCAAACATTCCAGCCAAGTCCCAGTTGACTATACGGTCATCAAACATGTTCATAAACCAAACGGTTCCAAGCCCGGATTCGTCATCTACGTCAATCAAAAAACGCTGTTCGTGACACCCGATGAAAATCAGATTAAACAAATGAAAGTCACCATCAAATAA
- the tnpC gene encoding IS66 family transposase: MKMSLEEIKQISHSSPDQIEKVITKLLERITELENRVAELERQLGLNSKNSSKPPSSDGFRKPANSRIAGGKKGAPLGHEGHTLSMVDDPDAILDFCLTTCPACHAPMDQENCIGYDRRQQIDLPEPRIQTTEFRAHTSCCPQCSGVHQAAFPSHVSASVQYGAGVTGWIVYVSAYHMIPLKRVSEMFADLTGHSLSEATVIAHLKKSHKQLGPYEEQIRQNLLNADVLHADETGIHVDGKQRWLHTLSNVDWTFQAVHENRGTLAFDAIGLLPAYSGILVHDCNGPYFKEKYTFQHALCNAHLLRECQGIADYDHHQWAVQMKRLLQVAWRLTLAARKVLCCLAPSTVKWLENWYDDILQQGELEWNQGRTKAKTGPQGRQSKSKSANLGERFRRHKEPILRFIQDVRVPFDNNVAERDLRMAKVKAKVSGLFRTWDGAHQFARARGFISTLRKQNLPVLSTLIVTFRGEFRFPRLEEGK; this comes from the coding sequence ATGAAAATGAGCCTCGAAGAAATCAAACAAATTAGCCACAGTAGTCCAGATCAAATCGAGAAGGTCATTACGAAACTGCTAGAACGGATCACTGAACTGGAAAACAGAGTAGCCGAGTTGGAGCGCCAGCTAGGGCTTAACAGCAAGAATAGTAGCAAGCCGCCTTCAAGTGACGGGTTTCGTAAGCCCGCAAACTCCCGCATCGCTGGTGGCAAAAAGGGAGCACCCCTAGGTCATGAAGGACACACACTTAGTATGGTGGATGATCCGGATGCCATCCTCGACTTTTGCCTAACTACCTGCCCTGCGTGTCATGCTCCAATGGACCAGGAGAACTGTATAGGCTACGACCGGCGTCAGCAGATCGATCTGCCTGAACCACGCATCCAGACAACCGAGTTTCGCGCTCATACGAGCTGCTGCCCGCAGTGTAGCGGGGTTCATCAGGCTGCTTTTCCGTCGCATGTCAGCGCCTCTGTCCAATATGGAGCTGGTGTTACGGGCTGGATCGTGTATGTGAGTGCGTACCATATGATTCCACTGAAAAGGGTGAGCGAGATGTTTGCGGACCTGACCGGGCATTCGCTGAGCGAGGCTACGGTCATCGCCCATTTGAAGAAATCGCACAAGCAGCTAGGTCCCTATGAGGAACAAATTCGCCAAAACCTGCTGAATGCCGATGTTTTGCACGCTGATGAAACCGGCATTCACGTCGATGGCAAACAGCGATGGCTGCACACCCTCTCTAATGTGGACTGGACGTTCCAGGCGGTTCACGAAAACCGGGGCACCCTCGCTTTTGATGCCATCGGTCTGCTGCCGGCTTACTCGGGCATTCTAGTGCATGACTGCAACGGGCCGTATTTTAAAGAAAAATACACGTTCCAGCATGCCTTATGCAATGCGCACTTACTGCGGGAATGCCAAGGAATCGCCGATTATGATCATCACCAGTGGGCCGTGCAGATGAAACGCTTGCTACAAGTAGCCTGGCGTCTCACGCTAGCCGCCCGTAAAGTCTTGTGCTGCTTAGCTCCGAGTACGGTTAAATGGCTAGAGAATTGGTACGATGACATCCTGCAGCAGGGCGAGCTGGAATGGAATCAAGGGCGTACCAAAGCCAAAACCGGACCGCAAGGCAGGCAAAGCAAAAGTAAATCGGCCAATCTGGGTGAACGTTTCCGTCGTCACAAGGAACCGATTCTCCGGTTTATTCAAGATGTCCGTGTTCCTTTTGACAACAATGTCGCCGAACGAGACTTGCGGATGGCCAAGGTCAAAGCCAAAGTCTCCGGCTTATTCCGTACCTGGGACGGGGCTCATCAGTTCGCCCGCGCGCGCGGCTTCATTTCAACCCTTCGTAAACAAAATTTACCTGTACTCTCGACGCTTATTGTTACTTTTCGTGGGGAGTTTCGTTTTCCGCGTTTGGAAGAAGGTAAGTAG
- the galU gene encoding UTP--glucose-1-phosphate uridylyltransferase GalU, whose translation MKKIRKAIIPAAGLGTRFLPATKAQPKEMLPIVDKPAIQYIVEEAIESGIEDIIIVTGRNKRAIEDHFDKSVELEMMLAEKGNTKLLEIVQSVSNLADVHYIRQKQPLGLGHAILCARKFIGDEPFAVLLGDDILQSSPPGLKQMMNIYEQTESSVIAVQEVPWADVSKYGIVSPAAARENYQLIADLVEKPERDQAPSNLAVIGRYIIMPEIFGILERQEPGRGGEIQLTDALRVLNREQQMAAYLMQAERYDVGDKMGYIEATIELALQRPDLQDQVKSYLLSLMKRWDSE comes from the coding sequence ATGAAAAAGATTCGCAAAGCCATCATTCCGGCAGCTGGTTTAGGGACACGGTTCTTGCCAGCGACCAAAGCGCAGCCCAAAGAAATGCTGCCTATCGTCGATAAACCAGCGATTCAATATATCGTGGAAGAAGCCATTGAATCAGGCATTGAAGATATTATCATTGTGACAGGGCGCAACAAGCGGGCGATTGAGGATCATTTTGACAAATCCGTTGAACTCGAGATGATGCTTGCAGAAAAGGGCAATACCAAGCTGCTGGAAATTGTACAGTCCGTCTCCAATCTGGCAGATGTACATTATATTCGTCAAAAGCAGCCCCTTGGACTCGGTCATGCGATCCTTTGCGCGCGCAAATTCATCGGTGACGAACCGTTTGCCGTACTCCTCGGGGATGATATTCTGCAATCCTCGCCCCCTGGCCTGAAACAAATGATGAATATTTATGAGCAAACGGAATCGTCCGTCATTGCGGTGCAGGAAGTCCCTTGGGCTGATGTGAGTAAATACGGTATCGTCTCACCGGCGGCAGCCCGGGAAAACTATCAGTTGATCGCAGATCTGGTGGAGAAGCCGGAACGAGATCAGGCGCCTTCGAACTTAGCTGTCATTGGCCGTTATATCATCATGCCAGAAATTTTCGGCATCTTGGAGCGCCAAGAGCCTGGCCGCGGCGGCGAAATTCAATTGACGGACGCATTGCGCGTGCTGAACAGAGAACAGCAGATGGCCGCTTATCTCATGCAGGCGGAGCGTTACGATGTCGGGGACAAGATGGGATACATCGAAGCCACGATCGAGCTCGCCTTGCAGCGTCCGGATTTACAGGACCAAGTGAAATCTTATTTATTATCCCTGATGAAACGTTGGGATTCCGAATAG
- a CDS encoding PHP domain-containing protein has translation MSTRLEADLHTHTTASDGTQRPAVNVQMAFDAGLGAIAITDHDTVSGVAEALEEGRRLGIEVVPGVEISTVAGGQDIHVLGYYIQIEDALFLQRLSSLRDTRDIRNQMIIDRLQQLGFAITMGEVLKEVEHIKSKGDTVGRPHIAAVLLNKGYVSSISEAFDKYLGTGAAAYANPPRIEPATAIAWIHEAGGKAVLAHPGIYHNDDLVEAITQQGLDGIEVYHSDHTAEDEAKYLLLAERCGLLITAGSDFHGERGGVVFHAPIGSKRIGIEILSSLQPEKEQHS, from the coding sequence ATGTCAACGAGACTAGAAGCAGATTTACATACACATACAACCGCATCAGATGGGACGCAGCGTCCTGCGGTGAACGTTCAGATGGCTTTTGACGCAGGATTAGGCGCAATAGCTATCACGGATCATGATACCGTATCGGGCGTGGCTGAAGCGCTGGAGGAAGGGCGGAGATTGGGCATTGAAGTCGTTCCCGGTGTTGAGATTTCAACCGTGGCGGGCGGGCAGGACATTCATGTGCTTGGCTACTATATTCAAATTGAGGATGCTCTGTTTCTGCAAAGGTTATCGTCGCTGCGAGACACCCGTGATATCCGCAATCAGATGATCATCGATCGTTTGCAGCAGCTGGGTTTTGCGATTACCATGGGCGAAGTATTGAAGGAAGTTGAACATATTAAAAGCAAGGGTGATACGGTCGGCAGACCTCATATTGCGGCTGTTCTGCTGAACAAAGGCTATGTGTCTTCCATCAGCGAAGCTTTTGACAAATATCTGGGTACAGGAGCTGCGGCATACGCCAATCCGCCAAGGATTGAGCCTGCGACGGCCATTGCCTGGATTCATGAGGCCGGAGGGAAGGCGGTTCTTGCGCACCCAGGTATTTATCACAATGATGACCTCGTTGAGGCTATAACCCAGCAGGGTCTGGATGGTATTGAAGTCTACCACTCCGATCATACTGCGGAAGATGAGGCGAAATATCTTCTTCTTGCTGAGCGCTGCGGCCTTCTTATTACAGCGGGTTCAGATTTTCACGGGGAACGGGGCGGTGTCGTGTTTCATGCGCCGATTGGCTCGAAACGAATAGGCATCGAGATCCTCTCCAGCCTACAACCCGAGAAGGAGCAGCATTCATGA